The Artemia franciscana unplaced genomic scaffold, ASM3288406v1 Scaffold_2434, whole genome shotgun sequence genome contains a region encoding:
- the LOC136042908 gene encoding GTP-binding protein 2-like — MTKSLDALRKIASEIGATAYVKFQASVAEDKSFVKVIVRKLPKADQNCPETRIALLGKKDAGKSTLIHVLLKGMLDDGHGSRCKDAVKRPDS; from the exons ATGACGAAAAGCTTGGATGCGCTACG gaaaatagcGTCGGAAATTGGAGCTACAGCATATGTAAAATTTCAAGCGTCAGTGGCTGAAGACAAAAGCTTTGTGAAGGTGATTGTTCGGAAG TTACCTAAAGCTGACCAAAATTGCCCAGAAACACGAATAgctcttttgggaaaaaaagacgCTGGGAAGTCGACATTAATCCATGTGCTGTTAAAAGGAATGTTGGATGACGGGCATGGTAGCAGGTGTAAAGACGCCGTGAAAAGAcctgattcttga